Part of the Sinomonas atrocyanea genome is shown below.
GCGCGCAGGACGGCGCCACCGGCCTTCGCGGGCCTGTGGGAGTTCCCAGGGGGCAAGGTCGAAGACGGCGAGTCGGCCGAGGACGGCCTGCGCCGCGAGCTGGACGAGGAGCTCGGCATCGCGGTGGCCCTCGGCCCCGAGGTGCCCGGCCCGCTCCCGCAGGGATGGCCCCTCAACGACCGTGCCGCGATGCGGGTGTGGCTCGCCGAGGTGCGCGCGGGCGTGCCCGAGCCCCTGCAGGACCACGACCAGCTGCGGTGGGTCAGCCTCGACGGGGACGCCCTGGC
Proteins encoded:
- a CDS encoding (deoxy)nucleoside triphosphate pyrophosphohydrolase is translated as MQTQTHGAGPRLVQVVGGAIVDSLERPTMLLAARRTAPPAFAGLWEFPGGKVEDGESAEDGLRRELDEELGIAVALGPEVPGPLPQGWPLNDRAAMRVWLAEVRAGVPEPLQDHDQLRWVSLDGDALAELAWIPADFPIVDAVRRQAAR